The Flavobacterium sp. CBA20B-1 genome includes the window TGATTGAAGTATTCGCGCTACAAAAGTCGGTTTGGCAACACTTTAAAAAGCACCCTCTTCATTTCTTTTTCCCAAAGAGAAATAAGGAAAACTTGTAAATGAATAATAAATGACGGCAGCGCATCGAAAAATAATACATATCGATATGGATGCGTTTTACGCTTCGGTAGAGCAACTCGATTTTCCCGAATTGCGAAACAAACCATTGGCTGTTGGTGGTTCAGAAATCCGCGGTGTGATTTCTGCTGCAAGCTATGAAGCACGGAAATTTGGTGTGCGAAGCGCTATGAGCGGAAAATTAGCTATAAAAAAATGTCCGGAACTTATTTTTGTGAAACCCAGGTTTGATCGCTACAAAGAAGTATCGCAACAAATTCGTACCATTTTTTTAGAATATACCGATTTAGTAGAACCCTTGTCTTTAGACGAAGCGTTTTTAGATGTTACCGTTAATAAAAAAGGGATGAAAAGCGCCACTTTAATGGCAGAAGAAATCCGACAAAAAATCTTTCAAAGTACTGGATTAACAGCGTCAGCCGGAATTTCAATAAATAAATTTCTAGCCAAAATAGCAAGCGATTATAACAAACCAAACGGACAAAAAACCATTCGCCCCGACGAGATAATTCCTTTTTTAGATTCACTGGAAATTAAACGTTTTTTTGGAGTAGGGAAGAAGACCTGTGAAAAAATGTATCATTTGGGAATATTTACAGGCAGCGACCTGCGAATGAAATCAATAGACTTTCTAGAGGAACATTTTGGCAATTCAGGACTGCATTTTTATCAATTGGCGCGTGGTATTAGCAATTCGCCAGTAGTGCCCAACCGATTGCCGAAATCAATTGGTGCCGAACGAACCTTCACAGAAAACTTCACCTCAATCATTCCTTTGCAAGATAAACTAAAAGACGTTTGCGAAGAAGTTTCTATACGCTTACAAAAACGCAATTTAT containing:
- the dinB gene encoding DNA polymerase IV, which gives rise to MTAAHRKIIHIDMDAFYASVEQLDFPELRNKPLAVGGSEIRGVISAASYEARKFGVRSAMSGKLAIKKCPELIFVKPRFDRYKEVSQQIRTIFLEYTDLVEPLSLDEAFLDVTVNKKGMKSATLMAEEIRQKIFQSTGLTASAGISINKFLAKIASDYNKPNGQKTIRPDEIIPFLDSLEIKRFFGVGKKTCEKMYHLGIFTGSDLRMKSIDFLEEHFGNSGLHFYQLARGISNSPVVPNRLPKSIGAERTFTENFTSIIPLQDKLKDVCEEVSIRLQKRNLSGKTLTLKIKYSDFTLQTKSTTLPYYISSYDLLLDTALDLLANSHLKTSVRLIGIQISNLNINQKKAEYVQLKFRF